The Verrucomicrobium spinosum DSM 4136 = JCM 18804 genome includes a region encoding these proteins:
- a CDS encoding OFA family MFS transporter has translation MNFLSRESTVAPPGYSRWMVPPAAIAVHMCIGQVYGFSVFNVPLTKLLGGDASVAGDWTIPQVGWAYQIALIMLGLSAAVFGKWVERNGPRMTMVASAACFCGGLLLAALGVKLHLLWLVLFGYGFVGGIGMGLGYIGPVSTLVKWFPDRPGMATGMAIMGFGGGALVGSPLATELMAHFRPVSSQGVAPTFLTMAAIYAVFMSFGAWLVKVPAANWKPEGYVPPVKAQTLVTNASVGVDQAWKTPQFWLLWMVLCLNVSAGIGILGQASLMFQDMFGVSVAVGAGFVGVLSLFNMGGRFIWSSVSDLTGRKVVYCIYFLLGAALYASLPFVQNTGQKMVFVAVTAVIISMYGGGFATIPAYLRDLFGTAQVGAIHGRLITAWSAAAVIGPTLINYISTANKKAGMPAAEAYNSTLYLMAGLLLLGCFCNLLVRPVDPKHHQPTPPAK, from the coding sequence ATGAACTTTCTCAGCCGCGAAAGCACTGTCGCCCCGCCCGGCTACTCCCGCTGGATGGTGCCGCCTGCCGCCATCGCCGTGCACATGTGCATCGGCCAGGTCTATGGATTCAGCGTCTTCAATGTGCCCTTGACCAAGTTGCTCGGGGGCGATGCTTCCGTGGCTGGGGACTGGACCATTCCGCAGGTGGGTTGGGCCTACCAGATCGCGCTGATCATGCTGGGCCTCTCCGCCGCCGTCTTCGGAAAGTGGGTGGAACGCAACGGCCCCCGCATGACGATGGTGGCCAGTGCAGCCTGCTTCTGCGGCGGGCTCCTGCTGGCGGCCCTGGGGGTGAAGCTGCACCTGCTCTGGCTCGTGCTGTTTGGCTACGGCTTCGTGGGCGGCATCGGCATGGGCCTCGGTTACATTGGCCCCGTATCCACCTTGGTGAAGTGGTTCCCCGACCGCCCCGGCATGGCCACGGGCATGGCCATCATGGGCTTCGGCGGCGGAGCACTCGTGGGCTCACCGCTGGCCACGGAACTGATGGCCCACTTCCGCCCCGTGAGCAGCCAGGGTGTGGCTCCCACCTTCCTCACCATGGCAGCGATCTACGCGGTCTTCATGAGCTTCGGAGCCTGGCTGGTGAAGGTGCCCGCCGCGAACTGGAAGCCTGAGGGCTATGTCCCTCCAGTCAAGGCGCAGACCCTCGTCACCAATGCCAGCGTGGGGGTGGATCAAGCCTGGAAGACTCCCCAATTCTGGCTGCTGTGGATGGTACTGTGTCTGAACGTCAGTGCGGGCATCGGCATCCTGGGGCAAGCCTCGCTCATGTTTCAGGACATGTTTGGCGTCTCTGTCGCAGTGGGAGCTGGCTTCGTAGGCGTGCTGTCCCTCTTCAACATGGGCGGGCGTTTCATCTGGTCCTCCGTCTCCGACCTCACTGGACGCAAGGTGGTATATTGCATCTACTTCTTATTGGGTGCCGCCCTCTATGCCTCGCTCCCATTCGTCCAGAACACCGGGCAGAAGATGGTATTTGTCGCCGTGACTGCGGTGATTATTTCCATGTACGGAGGCGGCTTCGCCACCATCCCGGCTTATCTCCGAGACCTCTTCGGCACCGCCCAGGTGGGGGCCATTCACGGCCGCCTTATCACCGCTTGGTCCGCCGCCGCCGTCATCGGCCCCACTTTGATCAACTACATCTCCACGGCCAACAAGAAGGCCGGCATGCCCGCAGCGGAGGCCTACAACAGCACGCTCTATCTCATGGCCGGATTGCTTCTGCTCGGTTGCTTTTGCAATCTGCTGGTGCGCCCGGTCGATCCCAAACATCATCAACCCACTCCTCCAGCAAAATGA
- a CDS encoding MFS transporter small subunit, giving the protein MKPSQIKVVIVWLIVAIPLGWGVLKSVQKASPLFTAGHEADAK; this is encoded by the coding sequence ATGAAGCCCTCCCAGATAAAGGTCGTCATCGTCTGGCTGATCGTGGCCATCCCTCTGGGCTGGGGCGTGCTGAAGTCCGTGCAGAAGGCCAGTCCTTTGTTTACTGCCGGACACGAGGCCGATGCCAAATGA